In the genome of Candidatus Saccharibacteria bacterium oral taxon 488, one region contains:
- the smpB gene encoding SsrA-binding protein SmpB, which produces MTKPTKTKKLFTHAVVNRQARFDYELGEEVVAGLVLTGMEVRAAREGHVQLKGAFVSMRNGELWLNNASFSLRLNVRGQANARSIDTSARKLLVSKRQLARFSEAKKQGMTIVPTKLLTSGKFIKVVIALAKGKKTYDKRETIKRRDQDRETRRQLSGR; this is translated from the coding sequence GTGACCAAGCCCACCAAGACCAAAAAACTATTCACTCACGCCGTCGTAAATCGCCAAGCGCGATTTGACTATGAGTTGGGCGAGGAGGTTGTGGCCGGGCTGGTGCTGACGGGCATGGAAGTGCGCGCTGCCAGGGAAGGGCACGTGCAGCTAAAGGGGGCGTTTGTTAGCATGCGAAATGGTGAATTGTGGCTGAATAATGCTAGTTTTTCGCTGCGGCTGAACGTTCGCGGCCAAGCCAACGCCCGCAGCATTGATACCTCGGCGCGGAAATTATTAGTCAGCAAACGCCAATTAGCACGCTTTTCTGAGGCAAAAAAGCAGGGCATGACCATCGTGCCGACCAAATTATTAACCAGCGGCAAATTTATCAAGGTGGTCATCGCCCTCGCCAAGGGCAAAAAAACCTACGACAAGCGCGAAACCATCAAGCGGCGCGATCAAGATCGCGAGACGCGGCGGCAGCTTTCTGGGCGATAA
- a CDS encoding NrdH-redoxin, which produces MSEDNTANHQDAKVTVYSTSWCAFCHTEMEWLKKLGIDFVAKDIEADPSAKEELLSKNGGNFQGVPVTDVCGEVILGFDRPKLQDALKKNGLMSE; this is translated from the coding sequence ATGAGCGAAGATAACACGGCCAATCACCAAGACGCTAAAGTCACTGTCTACAGCACCAGTTGGTGCGCATTCTGCCACACCGAGATGGAGTGGTTGAAAAAACTCGGCATCGATTTTGTCGCCAAGGACATCGAGGCTGATCCAAGCGCCAAGGAAGAATTGCTCAGTAAAAACGGCGGCAATTTCCAGGGCGTGCCAGTGACCGATGTTTGCGGCGAGGTCATCCTGGGATTCGACCGGCCGAAACTACAGGATGCGCTGAAGAAGAATGGTTTGATGAGCGAGTAG
- a CDS encoding ATP-binding cassette domain-containing protein, whose product MIADIHITEKSFGDKTLMRDVKFSVDDGEKVGVVGRNGVGKSTLFSILAGTDTDYTGEVIFRRGITVASTAQEHHGLGDQTVPSYILAGLPEYASLKKIIDEYPETMGDNMRKIEEYTQALERFDQKGFYQIEEKIGRELDNFQLSGCGERPLGSLSGGQKRLVEIVKIMHSGAHLALIDEPTNHMDYVAKQQFIDWMSSQPRQAMLIITHDRDVLGRVDRIIELKDGQAVSYRGNYDAYLKQNAQATAAGMNNFEQVEKRMTNLRQKVLDYQRLKEKSRNPGTIQKFKRLENEARAELAELSEMDKPTFWIDKQSAGRLDYKSAERYGKFKARNIRLSMKDTASRSQHVLVRVEDAAVGVGERILFEGVNIDLREGEAVELRGRNGAGKTTLIRMLLASGGVARPSRKHLFPQAGAPPIDSAGALGAPLPERQSLQKKSLTSQLEYTQNKSELSYAPDKSIHSPILYSGNLFLDPQVWVGVYEQEIDERYLADPLEAAIEKLYLSRDLPISDTKIRQLLADYLFTEADRMTPLARLSGGQKARFQIIAMLANDPQLLILDEPTNHLDLPSIEELEMALAKYSGAILYVSHDNYFRQAIGGEVVQIGAA is encoded by the coding sequence ATGATAGCTGACATTCACATCACCGAGAAAAGTTTTGGCGACAAGACGTTGATGCGCGACGTCAAGTTTAGCGTGGATGATGGCGAGAAGGTTGGCGTGGTCGGCCGCAATGGCGTTGGCAAGTCGACGCTGTTTAGCATCTTGGCGGGCACAGACACTGATTATACCGGCGAGGTAATTTTTCGCCGCGGCATCACGGTGGCTAGTACAGCGCAGGAGCATCATGGTTTGGGCGATCAGACGGTGCCGAGCTACATCCTAGCGGGGCTACCGGAATATGCGAGCTTAAAGAAAATTATTGATGAATATCCTGAAACCATGGGTGATAATATGCGCAAAATTGAGGAGTACACCCAGGCGCTGGAGCGATTTGACCAGAAAGGGTTTTACCAGATTGAGGAGAAGATTGGGCGGGAGCTCGATAATTTTCAGCTGAGCGGGTGCGGCGAGCGGCCGCTTGGTTCTCTGTCTGGCGGTCAGAAGCGGTTGGTGGAGATCGTGAAGATTATGCACTCGGGGGCGCATTTGGCGCTGATTGACGAGCCGACCAACCACATGGATTATGTGGCCAAGCAGCAATTCATCGACTGGATGAGCTCGCAGCCGCGCCAGGCCATGCTGATCATCACGCACGACCGCGATGTGCTGGGTCGGGTGGATCGGATTATTGAGCTTAAAGACGGCCAAGCGGTCAGCTACCGCGGTAATTATGATGCTTACCTCAAGCAGAATGCTCAGGCGACGGCAGCGGGCATGAATAATTTTGAGCAAGTTGAGAAGCGGATGACCAACCTTCGGCAAAAGGTGCTGGATTATCAGCGGCTGAAAGAAAAGTCGCGCAACCCCGGCACTATCCAAAAGTTTAAGCGGCTGGAAAATGAAGCGCGGGCCGAGCTGGCGGAGTTATCAGAGATGGATAAGCCGACGTTTTGGATTGATAAGCAGTCGGCTGGGCGGCTTGATTATAAGTCGGCTGAGCGCTACGGCAAGTTCAAGGCACGCAATATTCGGCTATCGATGAAGGACACGGCTAGTCGTAGCCAGCATGTGCTGGTGCGAGTTGAGGATGCAGCAGTTGGGGTTGGCGAGCGGATATTGTTTGAGGGCGTGAATATTGATCTGCGCGAGGGCGAGGCGGTGGAGCTGCGCGGCCGTAATGGCGCTGGCAAGACGACGCTGATTCGGATGCTGTTGGCAAGCGGTGGTGTGGCTCGCCCGTCTCGCAAACATCTTTTTCCTCAGGCCGGCGCGCCGCCAATTGATTCAGCTGGCGCTCTTGGCGCGCCTTTGCCGGAAAGGCAAAGCCTTCAGAAAAAGAGTTTGACGAGCCAGCTTGAATACACTCAGAATAAATCTGAGTTGTCATACGCACCAGATAAATCTATCCACTCGCCTATCCTCTACTCCGGTAATCTCTTCCTCGATCCGCAGGTGTGGGTGGGTGTGTACGAGCAAGAAATTGATGAGCGGTATTTGGCAGATCCTTTGGAGGCGGCGATTGAGAAATTATACCTTAGCCGTGACCTGCCGATTTCTGATACCAAAATCCGCCAATTGCTAGCCGATTATCTGTTCACCGAAGCGGACCGGATGACGCCACTGGCGCGCTTGTCGGGTGGCCAAAAAGCCCGCTTTCAGATCATTGCCATGCTGGCGAATGACCCGCAGCTGCTGATTTTAGACGAGCCGACTAACCACCTTGACCTGCCGAGTATCGAGGAACTGGAGATGGCACTGGCGAAATATTCCGGCGCCATCCTTTACGTTAGCCACGACAATTATTTCCGTCAAGCAATTGGCGGCGAGGTCGTGCAGATTGGCGCAGCATAA
- a CDS encoding glycosyltransferase, whose amino-acid sequence MRVGLFTDTYRPSINGIVFVVESLKRELEALGHDVYVFCPAKSINPAKQAELLNEDPDSHIVRFPSIKGAFFDDYDTSVFFPPVVQRRIKELELDIVHIFTPSQIGLVGVSAAHKQQIPLVIQHCTDMYEFAEHYPAVLPGILTLAGVVLPLSIKLRGRDLFELVKLYRPRSITKWNQTIIERTISILYSKADAVIALSRKSVAQLSGWQDDDHLYDLTLLPNGVNALPRPSAAQLKAFRAQWGLRASDEVFGFIGRLGEEKNLPILIQAFDKYVAKARPKSKLLFVGDFEYRKKLEEMAAESKYADRIIFTGALPREELGVAYQALDVFCFPSLKDTQGWVLHEAAHARKPIIIIDTQVSEVVRDGVNGIFVKNRPKSMADAIITLLRSPARRARFGAESKKLAATFTERRQVRKLEKLYRRVIAQKAAAASRDLDRAA is encoded by the coding sequence ATGCGTGTAGGTTTATTCACCGATACCTATCGGCCGTCGATTAACGGCATCGTTTTTGTGGTCGAATCGCTCAAGCGCGAGCTCGAGGCGCTGGGCCACGATGTCTATGTGTTCTGCCCAGCTAAGTCGATAAATCCGGCCAAGCAGGCTGAGCTGCTTAACGAAGACCCGGATTCGCACATCGTCCGCTTTCCGTCGATCAAGGGTGCGTTTTTTGATGATTACGATACGTCGGTGTTCTTCCCGCCGGTGGTGCAGCGCCGCATCAAAGAGCTGGAGCTGGACATCGTGCACATCTTTACGCCGTCACAAATTGGGCTGGTTGGCGTCAGTGCGGCGCACAAGCAGCAGATCCCCCTCGTTATCCAGCACTGCACCGACATGTACGAATTTGCCGAGCATTATCCGGCGGTACTGCCGGGGATTTTGACGCTGGCTGGCGTGGTGTTGCCGTTGTCGATTAAACTGAGGGGGCGTGATTTATTTGAGCTGGTCAAGCTATACCGGCCGCGCAGTATCACCAAATGGAATCAGACCATCATCGAGCGCACCATCAGCATTCTCTACAGCAAAGCTGACGCTGTCATCGCCCTCAGTCGCAAAAGCGTCGCCCAGCTCAGCGGCTGGCAGGACGATGATCATCTGTATGATTTGACATTGCTACCAAATGGTGTCAATGCCCTGCCGCGGCCGTCGGCGGCTCAGCTCAAGGCCTTTCGGGCGCAATGGGGCCTCAGAGCGTCTGATGAAGTGTTTGGTTTCATCGGGCGGCTGGGCGAAGAGAAAAACTTACCGATTCTGATCCAGGCTTTTGACAAGTACGTCGCCAAGGCTCGCCCCAAGTCCAAATTGCTGTTCGTTGGTGATTTCGAGTACCGCAAAAAACTCGAGGAGATGGCGGCCGAGAGCAAGTACGCTGATCGGATCATCTTTACCGGTGCTTTGCCGCGCGAGGAATTGGGCGTAGCGTATCAGGCGCTGGATGTGTTTTGCTTCCCGTCACTCAAGGATACGCAGGGCTGGGTACTACACGAAGCAGCGCATGCTCGCAAACCAATTATCATCATTGACACGCAAGTATCCGAGGTGGTGCGTGACGGCGTGAACGGTATATTCGTGAAAAATCGGCCCAAGAGTATGGCGGATGCTATCATCACACTGCTCCGTTCGCCGGCTCGCCGAGCGAGGTTTGGCGCTGAGAGCAAAAAATTAGCGGCCACGTTCACCGAGCGCCGCCAGGTCCGCAAATTAGAGAAATTATATCGCCGGGTTATCGCCCAGAAAGCTGCCGCCGCGTCTCGCGATCTTGATCGCGCCGCTTGA